The genomic region AGCCTGGTGGCGACGCTGCAGCTGCTCTTTGCCTCGCTGGTCTGGATGTGGGTCGAACAGTTCAACAACACCCCGCTGGACGGCCACACGGTCAGCATCATCGTGTCGCTGTCGGGCGGTGCGCTGCTGGCCAACCTGGTCTCGGTCATCCTGCTGATCGGCGAGACGCTGCGCCAGACGCGCTGAGTCGGGCTGCCGCACGGATCCCCCGCCATGATCGACGTCATCTACATGATCCTGCGGCGCCTGCGGGTGCCGCTGATCATCCTGATCGCGGTCTACGCCATCTCGATCTTCGGGCTGGCCATTGCGCCCGGCGTCGATCCGGACGGCAACCCCTGGCGGATGGGGTTCTTCCACGCCACCTACGTGATGAGCTACACGGCCACCACGATCGGCTTCGGCGAGGTGCCCTTTCCCTTTTCCGACCAGCAGCGGGCCTGGCTGATCATCTCCATCTACCTGTCGGTGCTGGCCTGGACCTACGCGGTGGGTTCGGTGTTTGCCATGACCACCGACCGCACCTTCCGGCGCACGGTGGCACGCAACGTGTTCCGCTGGCAGGTCAAGCGTCTGTCGGGCCCCTTCTTCGTGATCTGCGGTGCCGGTCGCAGTGCTCTGGCACTGGCCCAGGCCCTGGACCAGCTGGGCCACCGGGTGGTGGTGGTGGAGATCGACGGCGAGCGCGCCACCCGCTTTGCGCTCAACGAGTTCCTCAGCCCGCCGCTGATCATGGAGGCCGATGCCAGCCATCCGGGCTCCCTGAAGGATGCCGGCATCCACCGGCGCTGGTGCCAGGGCGTCATTGCCCTCACCAGCAACGAGCACGCCAACCAGACCATCGCCATCGGCGCCAAGCTGCTGCGTGAGGACATCACCGTCATTGCGCGCGTGACCGACGCCGAGGGCACCAACAACCTGCACGCCTTCGGCAACGTGCATGCCGTCAACCCGTTCCAGGTGCTGGCCACCAACCTGTCGCTGGACATCGCCGCACCCGAGGTGCTGCGCATGGAGGACTGGGTGACGGCCGCGCCGGGCACGCCCATTCCCACCCGCATCAATCTGCCCAAGGGCAAGTGGGTGCTGATCGGCTACGGCCGCTTCGGCCAGACCATCTCGGCCACACTGGACGAGGCGCGCGTGCCCTGGAAGGCCATCGACCCCGACCGGGACCTGGCCGGCGAAGCACGCCTGCAGCGCGGCGACAACTCCGAGGGCTCGCTGAAGGCCGCCGGCGTGGCACGGGCCAGCGTGCTGGTGGCCGGCACCGACAACGACACCATCAACCTGAGTGTCACCACCATTGCGCGCCGCCTCAACCCCGACATCTACGTCATCATCCGCCAGAACCAGTCGGCCGACCGGCTGCTGATCGATGCAGCACGCGCCAACCTGCGCGTGGTGCATTCGCAGCTGGTGGTGCGCGAGATCCTGCAGACGCTCAAGACCCCGCTGCTGGGCGATTTCATCAGCCTGGTGCGCCAGCAGGGCAACACGGCCGCCAGCCGGGTCATCGAACGCGTGATGGCCACGGTCGGCAACGCCGCACCCCGCAACTGGGCCTTCCACTGCGACCCCACCCAGCCCGGGCTCTTCAATGCCTTCTTCCGCAACCGGGGCGGCCGTGCGCTCACCATCGAGCAGATCCTGCGCGACCCGCGCCACCACGAGACCCGGCTGACGGCCCTGGCCGTGATGCTGGTGCGGCGTGGCGAGCGCACCCTGCTGCCCGATCCGTCGACCGAGCTGCGCCCCGGCGACCGGCTGCTGTTCATGGGTCAGGAAATGGCCCGGCAGCTGCAGCTCAACTTCCTGGAAGACCCGCTGGCGGTCGACTACGTGCGCACCGGCATCCAGCAACCGCGGGGCTGGCTGTTCCGCCGGCTGGACGCCTGGTGGCGGATGCGCCAGGAAGCGCGCCAGGTGCGGCAGGATTGACGGAAATGTCGCAATGACGCTATATTGATGACTTGACAGTCATTAATGCGTCAGGTGAACACGACCACACCATCCCCTGCCCGCTGCAAGCGCCCCCGTGCCTGGGAGCGCCGCAAGGAACAGCGTCCCGGCGAACTGCTGGACGCCGCGCTGGAAGTCTTTGTGGCCCGGGGCTATGCCGCCGCCCGCCTGGATGACGTGGCCGCGCGTGCAGGCGTGTCCAAGGGCACGCTCTACCTGTATTACGCCGGCAAGGAAGACCTCTTCAAGGCCGTGGTGCGCGCCACCATCCTGCCGGTCATCGAGCAGTTCCGTCACCACATCGAGCAGGCCACCGGCAGCAGCGAACAGCTGCTGGCCGACGTGCTGAAAGGCTGGTGGAGCTGCTTCAGCAAGCCGCAGATGGGCGGCATCATGAAGCTCATCCTCGGAGAAGCCAGCAACTTCCCGGAAATTGCGCGCTTCTTCAACGACGAAGTGACCCTGCCCACCCATGAGGTGATCCGTCGGCTGGTGCAGCGCGGCATCGAACGGGGGGAGTTCCGTCAGCCCTGTGACCTGGACACGGCCACCCACCTGATCATGTCCCCGCTCATACTGAAATTGGTCTGGAACCATTCGGTGGGCCAGTGCTGCAAGCCCATCATCGATCCGGCCGACTTCATCCGCCATCACGCCGACCTGGTGCTGACGCTGCTGCGCCCGGACACGGCAACTGCGGCGCCTTGCGCCAGCACGCACACGCCCGACGCCCCGGCCCAGGACGCGCTCCCGCCCCCCCTGCCTGCCTGAGGCCTCCTGCGCGGGATTCCCGACGGCTTCTCTCCTTCCCGATGTTTCGTCGTTCCCGGCATGCTGGCATACTTCATCCAGAGACATCACCCGGCGCTGAACACCATGAACATCGAGCAAGCCCGCTTCAACATGATCGAACAGCAGATCCGCCCCTGGCGGGTCAATGATGGACGGGTGCTCGGCATCCTGGCAGAAGTCCGCCGTGAGGACTTCGTGCCGGCCGCCTCGCAGGGCATGGCCTTTGCCGACACCGAGGTACCGCTCAACATCGACGGTCATGCCTCGGGCCAGGTGATGCTGGCGCCGAAGGTGGAAGCCCGCCTGCTGCAAGATCTGGCCATCCAGCCCCACGAAAAGGTGCTGGAGGTAGGCACCGGATCAGGCTACGGCACGGCGCTGGCGGCACACTGCAGCCGCCACATCAGCTCCTGGGAAATCGACCCGGCGCTTGCCGCTTTCGCCGCGGCCAACCTGGCCCGCGCAGGCCTGACCGACCTGCAGCTGCACACCGGCGACGGCCACGAGGCCCTGAAGGCCTCCGATGCCCGCTGGGACGTGATCATCCTGTCGGGAGCCGTGGCCACCGAGCCGGCCGACTTCCTGGCCCGGCTGAACGCCGGCGGGCGGCTCTTCTGCTTCATCGGCGAGGCTCCCGTCATGGAAGCCCGCGTCTACACCCGCACCGACCAGGGCCTGCAGTCGCTCAACCTGTTCGAGACAATGGCTCCGGCCCTGCAGGGCTTCCCCTCGGTCAGCCATTTCCATTTCTGACCACCGCGCCGAGATGAGCCGCCTCTCGCCCGCACAGCTGGCCCAGTGGCTGGGAGACCCTCGACGCGAATCTCCCCTGCTGCTGGACGTGCGCGAGG from Lautropia mirabilis harbors:
- a CDS encoding potassium channel family protein encodes the protein MIDVIYMILRRLRVPLIILIAVYAISIFGLAIAPGVDPDGNPWRMGFFHATYVMSYTATTIGFGEVPFPFSDQQRAWLIISIYLSVLAWTYAVGSVFAMTTDRTFRRTVARNVFRWQVKRLSGPFFVICGAGRSALALAQALDQLGHRVVVVEIDGERATRFALNEFLSPPLIMEADASHPGSLKDAGIHRRWCQGVIALTSNEHANQTIAIGAKLLREDITVIARVTDAEGTNNLHAFGNVHAVNPFQVLATNLSLDIAAPEVLRMEDWVTAAPGTPIPTRINLPKGKWVLIGYGRFGQTISATLDEARVPWKAIDPDRDLAGEARLQRGDNSEGSLKAAGVARASVLVAGTDNDTINLSVTTIARRLNPDIYVIIRQNQSADRLLIDAARANLRVVHSQLVVREILQTLKTPLLGDFISLVRQQGNTAASRVIERVMATVGNAAPRNWAFHCDPTQPGLFNAFFRNRGGRALTIEQILRDPRHHETRLTALAVMLVRRGERTLLPDPSTELRPGDRLLFMGQEMARQLQLNFLEDPLAVDYVRTGIQQPRGWLFRRLDAWWRMRQEARQVRQD
- a CDS encoding TetR/AcrR family transcriptional regulator, which produces MRQVNTTTPSPARCKRPRAWERRKEQRPGELLDAALEVFVARGYAAARLDDVAARAGVSKGTLYLYYAGKEDLFKAVVRATILPVIEQFRHHIEQATGSSEQLLADVLKGWWSCFSKPQMGGIMKLILGEASNFPEIARFFNDEVTLPTHEVIRRLVQRGIERGEFRQPCDLDTATHLIMSPLILKLVWNHSVGQCCKPIIDPADFIRHHADLVLTLLRPDTATAAPCASTHTPDAPAQDALPPPLPA
- a CDS encoding protein-L-isoaspartate O-methyltransferase family protein, producing the protein MNIEQARFNMIEQQIRPWRVNDGRVLGILAEVRREDFVPAASQGMAFADTEVPLNIDGHASGQVMLAPKVEARLLQDLAIQPHEKVLEVGTGSGYGTALAAHCSRHISSWEIDPALAAFAAANLARAGLTDLQLHTGDGHEALKASDARWDVIILSGAVATEPADFLARLNAGGRLFCFIGEAPVMEARVYTRTDQGLQSLNLFETMAPALQGFPSVSHFHF